In Monodelphis domestica isolate mMonDom1 chromosome 4, mMonDom1.pri, whole genome shotgun sequence, one DNA window encodes the following:
- the LOC100012548 gene encoding olfactory receptor 2AT4-like, with product MTHCSNQSIPSHKTVFILLGFPALQETPLPLFFTFLALYTFIVVGNVLILVAVVGDPRLHKPMYFFLCNLSAVDILFTTTTVPKMLAMFLFQHNTISFEGCFLQMYSFHSLGVMESFILVVMAYDRYEAICHPLHYPVRMTPQANARLAASAWAMALIIPAPVMVETSQLEYTARATVEHCFCDHLAVVRAACQDAGTEQQTFVGFCIAMTVSLVPLFLVLFSYGKILASILRIASQEGRAKAFSTCTSHLMVVGTYYSSIAVAYVSYQMEMAIDLHVLSNVICAILAPMLNPLIYTLRNKDVKEAIKTVFQHVFSHLKNL from the coding sequence ATGACCCACTGCAGTAACCAAAGCATACCATCTCATAAGACTGTCTTCATACTGCTAGGCTTCCCAGCTCTTCAGGAGACACCTCTCCCACTCTTCTTCACCTTCTTGGCCCTATACACTTTCATTGTTGTGGGCAATGTATTAATCCTAGTGGCTGTGGTTGGAGATCCCAGGCTCCACAAGCCCATGTATTTCTTTCTCTGCAACCTCTCAGCTGTAGATATCCTCTTTACAACCACCACTGTGCCCAAGATGCTGGCCATGTTCCTCTTCCAACATAATACCATCTCCTTCGAAGGCTGCTTCCTACAGATGTACAGCTTCCATTCCCTTGGGGTCATGGAATCTTTCATCCTGGTAGTCATGGCTTATGATCGCTATGAAGCCATCTGCCACCCACTGCACTATCCTGTCCGTATGACTCCACAGGCCAATGCCAGGCTGGCAGCAAGTGCCTGGGCTATGGCACTGATCATCCCCGCCCCAGTGATGGTGGAGACTTCACAGTTAGAATACACAGCCAGGGCCACAGTGGAGCATTGTTTCTGTGACCACCTTGCTGTAGTAAGGGCTGCCTGTCAGGATGCTGGGACTGAGCAGCAGACTTTTGTTGGCTTCTGCATTGCCATGACTGTTTCATTGGTGCCTCTGTTCCTTGTTCTATTTTCCTATGGGAAGATCCTGGCTTCTATTCTAAGGATTGCCTCCCAGGAAGGCCGGGCCAAGGCCTTTTCTACTTGTACATCCCACCTTATGGTTGTTGGTACGTACTATTCATCCATTGCTGTGGCCTATGTGTCCTACCAAATGGAGATGGCCATTGACCTTCATGTGCTCAGCAATGTCATTTGTGCCATCCTAGCTCCCATGTTGAACCCCCTCATCTATACACTGAGGAACAAGGATGTAAAGGAGGCCATTAAGACAGTCTTTCAACatgtgttttctcatttgaagaaCCTTTAG